A single window of Anopheles moucheti chromosome 2, idAnoMoucSN_F20_07, whole genome shotgun sequence DNA harbors:
- the LOC128309658 gene encoding synaptotagmin-12, with protein sequence MVFVSSAVLGAAAGTGLALLVAVTIVMYRYYVVRRKGKEWAELDRLEEKKAARKINLQDCNVSSGSVPVQPASSVVHHSISSETLGTGPVEVTPSPLQPPHSTVGSTKKSYGTGDTRGGPGYRPSHAAASSASRNNSLESVHSRSSSYRENVPKFMTHANSDTRSTTSDNLILRKSRSPSPMRTFSLEGRFPIGAGSNSGAVGPADGTERGSKASLASVVSSGGPREFSSPKKRNSTFSGVVSLAGDANAPDSPIGSIRSDSSRSPRRRVPVILAANDIHSVLGRFHLRLKYDGGKEELLVHLVEAQDLTPAGDAGFRDPYVKMFLEPDDEQRTQQTAVHRTETHPYFDQQLSFPLKPRNLVKSNFVLQLLDYDRFSHDEVIGEIRFLLNTLDLSGCELWGDLIAVRKPSDSTAELLISLSYLPQAERLTVVVMKAKNLSISHEPFVKLYLLVNDKRTKKRKTSAIRALDPTNPIWNEAFTFELPSSQLQDAGVELFVTSNEGEGQDLGCGVGLREGGSGTQHWQDLMQNNRKPIAMWHVLR encoded by the exons ATGGTGTTTGTAAGCTCGGCCGTGCTCGGTGCAGCCGCCGGTACCGGCCTAGCCCTACTGGTAGCCGTCACGATCGTCATGTACCGGTACTACGTCGTACGCCGGAAGGGTAAGGAATGGGCTGAGCTGGACCGGCtggaagagaaaaaagcaGCCCGGAAGATCAATCTGCAGGACTGCAACGTGTCTAGCGGCTCGGTACCGGTACAGCCAGCCAGCAGCGTCGTTCATCATTCGATTAGCTCGGAAACGCTTGGCACTGGTCCGGTGGAGGTAACGCCCAGCCCGCTGCAGCCACCGCATTCCACCGTGGGTTCAACGAAAAAATCGTACGGTACGGGTGACACACGCGGAGGTCCCGGCTATCGACCGTCCCATGCTGCGGCCTCGTCTGCCTCACGCAACAACAGCTTGGAGAGCGTCCATTCGAGAAGTTCG AGCTACCGGGAGAATGTGCCGAAATTTATGACACACGCGAACAGTGACACTCGCTCAACTACTTCGGATAATCTAATCCTGAGG AAATCTCGTTCACCAAGTCCGATGCGCACATTCAGCCTGGAGGGACGCTTTCCCATCGGGGCCGGAAGTAATTCCGGTGCCGTAGGACCAGCCGACGGTACGGAACGGGGCAGCAAGGCGAGTCTGGCGTCGGTCGTCAGCAGTGGCGGTCCGCGAGAGTTCAGCTCACCCAAGAAACGGAACAGCACATTCTCGGGCGTGGTATCGCTGGCGGGTGACGCGAATGCCCCAGACAGCCCTATCGGTTCCATCCGTTCTGATAGCAGCCGTTCGCCCCGTCGCCGTGTTCCGGTGATTTTGGCAGCGAATGACATCCACTCGGTGCTGGGGCGCTTTCATCTACGGCTGAAGTACGACGGTGGCAAGGAAGAACTGTTGGTGCATTTGGTTGAGG CACAAGATCTAACGCCTGCTGGCGATGCCGGATTTCGCGATCCGTACGTAAAGATGTTCCTCGAGCCGGACGATGAGCAGCGAACGCAGCAGACGGCGGTACATCGGACCGAAACGCATCCGTACTTTGATCAGCAACTCTCGTTCCCACTGAAACCTCGCAACCTAGTCAAGAGCAACTTTGTGCTGCAG CTGTTGGATTACGATCGGTTTTCGCACGACGAAGTAATCGGGGAGATTCGCTTCCTGCTGAACACACTGGACCTGTCCGGTTGCGAGCTGTGGGGTGATTTGATCGCCGTCCGTAAACCCTCCGATTCGACAGCCGAGCTACTAATCTCACTGAGCTATCTTCCCCAAGCCGAGCGGCTTACGGTGGTTGTGATGAAGGCAAAGAATCTATCCATCTCTCACGAACCGTTCGTTAAG CTCTATCTGCTGGTCAATGATAAGCGTACGAAAAAGCGCAAAACCAGTGCAATTCGGGCACTGGACCCAACCAACCCGATCTGGAACGAAGCGTTCACGTTCGAGTTACCGTCGTCGCAGCTGCAGGATGCTGGTGTCGAGCTGTTTGTAACGTCAAACGAAGGCGAAGGACAGGATCTGGGTTGCGGGGTGGGTTTGCGCGAAGGTGGCAGCGGCACGCAACACTGGCAGGATCTGATGCAGAACAATCGTAAACCCATCGCCATGTGGCACGTTCTCCGATAA